The Rhododendron vialii isolate Sample 1 chromosome 8a, ASM3025357v1 genome has a window encoding:
- the LOC131335680 gene encoding peptidyl-prolyl cis-trans isomerase CYP26-2, chloroplastic isoform X2, which translates to MWQTAKLFQSSAQLLRPQTPPTPISDSPTSPSTLSLKHHCRFSRRDLAIFTTTSSLLLLKPLAKTQAEGNPPNTDGNGKQEENSSTTISNSGCLDRTPTKKAFLDISIDGEPIGRIVIGLFGNSVPASVAKFSDFVSGAAGISYRRKEFVKIMPNYVQHGGLRSYGVDAELAKTTGGGGGGNLGIERLREEWERVLNGSCQQGTTKNVEGSVSIIVRDPLKPPPKLKLVARKGKLEIDEEEVGTEPNGTEFLIATKDSPELDAAALVVGRVLEGMEVVHRIGQVKTVQENTSSPYFRVAKLIGDKRAVVAERGFNRPYAKVVVSNCGLFD; encoded by the exons ATGTGGCAAACCGCAAAGCTCTTCCAATCCTCAGCTCAACTCCTCCGTCCGCAAACTCCTCCCACGCCAATTTCTGACTCACCCACCTCCCCATCTACTCTCTCCCTCAAACACCACTGCCGATTCTCCCGCCGGGACCTCGCAATtttcaccaccacctcctctctgCTTCTCTTAAAGCCTCTTGCCAAGACACAGGCCGAAGGAAACCCCCCAAACACCGACGGAAATGGAAAACAGGAAGAGAATTCAAGTACCACCATTTCTAATTCTGGTTGCTTGGACAGAACTCCAACAAAGAAAGCATTTCTTGATATATCCATCGATGGGGAGCCGATCGGTCGCATTGTTATCGGTCTGTTCGGTAACAGCGTCCCAGCTAGCGTTGCCAAGTTTAGCGACTTTGTCAGTGGGGCCGCTGGAATCAGTTACAGAAGAAAGGAGTTCGTCAAAATTATGCCTAATTATGTACAACATGGTGGGCTAAGATCCTATGGGGTGGATGCTGAGCTGGCAAAGACaacaggaggaggaggaggagggaattTGGGTATTGAGAGGCTTAGAGAAGAGTGGGAGAGAGTACTGAATGGAAGTTGTCAACAAGGGACTACTAAGAATGTAGAGGGGAGTGTTAGCATCATTGTGAGGGATCCATTGAAACCCCCTCCCAAGTTGAAGTTGGTTGCAAGGAAAGGGAAGTTGGAGATTGATGAGGAGGAGGTGGGGACGGAGCCTAACGGGACGGAATTCCTTATCGCCACCAAGGACTCGCCTGAGTTGGACGCGGCAGCGTTGGTGGTCGGGAGAGTGTTGGAGGGGATGGAGGTGGTGCACAGGATTGGGCAGGTCAAGACTGTGCAGGAGAATACTAGCTCTCCTTATTTCAG GGTGGCCAAGCTGATTGGAGATAAGAGGGCTGTAGTTGCAGAGAGAGGCTTCAACCGCCCTTACGCGAAGGTAGTAGTCTCAAATTGCGGTTTGTTTGATTGA
- the LOC131335680 gene encoding peptidyl-prolyl cis-trans isomerase CYP26-2, chloroplastic isoform X1: MWQTAKLFQSSAQLLRPQTPPTPISDSPTSPSTLSLKHHCRFSRRDLAIFTTTSSLLLLKPLAKTQAEGNPPNTDGNGKQEENSSTTISNSGCLDRTPTKKAFLDISIDGEPIGRIVIGLFGNSVPASVAKFSDFVSGAAGISYRRKEFVKIMPNYVQHGGLRSYGVDAELAKTTGGGGGGNLGIERLREEWERVLNGSCQQGTTKNVEGSVSIIVRDPLKPPPKLKLVARKGKLEIDEEEVGTEPNGTEFLIATKDSPELDAAALVVGRVLEGMEVVHRIGQVKTVQENTSSPYFRVAKLIGDKRAVVAERGFNRPYAKVNARSMYSITSAHKNSIYCSTV; the protein is encoded by the exons ATGTGGCAAACCGCAAAGCTCTTCCAATCCTCAGCTCAACTCCTCCGTCCGCAAACTCCTCCCACGCCAATTTCTGACTCACCCACCTCCCCATCTACTCTCTCCCTCAAACACCACTGCCGATTCTCCCGCCGGGACCTCGCAATtttcaccaccacctcctctctgCTTCTCTTAAAGCCTCTTGCCAAGACACAGGCCGAAGGAAACCCCCCAAACACCGACGGAAATGGAAAACAGGAAGAGAATTCAAGTACCACCATTTCTAATTCTGGTTGCTTGGACAGAACTCCAACAAAGAAAGCATTTCTTGATATATCCATCGATGGGGAGCCGATCGGTCGCATTGTTATCGGTCTGTTCGGTAACAGCGTCCCAGCTAGCGTTGCCAAGTTTAGCGACTTTGTCAGTGGGGCCGCTGGAATCAGTTACAGAAGAAAGGAGTTCGTCAAAATTATGCCTAATTATGTACAACATGGTGGGCTAAGATCCTATGGGGTGGATGCTGAGCTGGCAAAGACaacaggaggaggaggaggagggaattTGGGTATTGAGAGGCTTAGAGAAGAGTGGGAGAGAGTACTGAATGGAAGTTGTCAACAAGGGACTACTAAGAATGTAGAGGGGAGTGTTAGCATCATTGTGAGGGATCCATTGAAACCCCCTCCCAAGTTGAAGTTGGTTGCAAGGAAAGGGAAGTTGGAGATTGATGAGGAGGAGGTGGGGACGGAGCCTAACGGGACGGAATTCCTTATCGCCACCAAGGACTCGCCTGAGTTGGACGCGGCAGCGTTGGTGGTCGGGAGAGTGTTGGAGGGGATGGAGGTGGTGCACAGGATTGGGCAGGTCAAGACTGTGCAGGAGAATACTAGCTCTCCTTATTTCAG GGTGGCCAAGCTGATTGGAGATAAGAGGGCTGTAGTTGCAGAGAGAGGCTTCAACCGCCCTTACGCGAAG GTTAATGCAAGATCGATGTATTCTATTACTTCTGCTCACAAAAACTCAATATATTGTTCCACTGTTTAA
- the LOC131335680 gene encoding peptidyl-prolyl cis-trans isomerase CYP26-2, chloroplastic isoform X3 codes for MWQTAKLFQSSAQLLRPQTPPTPISDSPTSPSTLSLKHHCRFSRRDLAIFTTTSSLLLLKPLAKTQAEGNPPNTDGNGKQEENSSTTISNSGCLDRTPTKKAFLDISIDGEPIGRIVIGLFGNSVPASVAKFSDFVSGAAGISYRRKEFVKIMPNYVQHGGLRSYGVDAELAKTTGGGGGGNLGIERLREEWERVLNGSCQQGTTKNVEGSVSIIVRDPLKPPPKLKLVARKGKLEIDEEEVGTEPNGTEFLIATKDSPELDAAALVVGRVLEGMEVVHRIGQVKTVQENTSSPYFRVAKLIGDKRAVVAERGFNRPYAKMEA; via the exons ATGTGGCAAACCGCAAAGCTCTTCCAATCCTCAGCTCAACTCCTCCGTCCGCAAACTCCTCCCACGCCAATTTCTGACTCACCCACCTCCCCATCTACTCTCTCCCTCAAACACCACTGCCGATTCTCCCGCCGGGACCTCGCAATtttcaccaccacctcctctctgCTTCTCTTAAAGCCTCTTGCCAAGACACAGGCCGAAGGAAACCCCCCAAACACCGACGGAAATGGAAAACAGGAAGAGAATTCAAGTACCACCATTTCTAATTCTGGTTGCTTGGACAGAACTCCAACAAAGAAAGCATTTCTTGATATATCCATCGATGGGGAGCCGATCGGTCGCATTGTTATCGGTCTGTTCGGTAACAGCGTCCCAGCTAGCGTTGCCAAGTTTAGCGACTTTGTCAGTGGGGCCGCTGGAATCAGTTACAGAAGAAAGGAGTTCGTCAAAATTATGCCTAATTATGTACAACATGGTGGGCTAAGATCCTATGGGGTGGATGCTGAGCTGGCAAAGACaacaggaggaggaggaggagggaattTGGGTATTGAGAGGCTTAGAGAAGAGTGGGAGAGAGTACTGAATGGAAGTTGTCAACAAGGGACTACTAAGAATGTAGAGGGGAGTGTTAGCATCATTGTGAGGGATCCATTGAAACCCCCTCCCAAGTTGAAGTTGGTTGCAAGGAAAGGGAAGTTGGAGATTGATGAGGAGGAGGTGGGGACGGAGCCTAACGGGACGGAATTCCTTATCGCCACCAAGGACTCGCCTGAGTTGGACGCGGCAGCGTTGGTGGTCGGGAGAGTGTTGGAGGGGATGGAGGTGGTGCACAGGATTGGGCAGGTCAAGACTGTGCAGGAGAATACTAGCTCTCCTTATTTCAG GGTGGCCAAGCTGATTGGAGATAAGAGGGCTGTAGTTGCAGAGAGAGGCTTCAACCGCCCTTACGCGAAG ATGGAGGCGTGA
- the LOC131335680 gene encoding peptidyl-prolyl cis-trans isomerase CYP26-2, chloroplastic isoform X4 produces the protein MWQTAKLFQSSAQLLRPQTPPTPISDSPTSPSTLSLKHHCRFSRRDLAIFTTTSSLLLLKPLAKTQAEGNPPNTDGNGKQEENSSTTISNSGCLDRTPTKKAFLDISIDGEPIGRIVIGLFGNSVPASVAKFSDFVSGAAGISYRRKEFVKIMPNYVQHGGLRSYGVDAELAKTTGGGGGGNLGIERLREEWERVLNGSCQQGTTKNVEGSVSIIVRDPLKPPPKLKLVARKGKLEIDEEEVGTEPNGTEFLIATKDSPELDAAALVVGRVLEGMEVVHRIGQVKTVQENTSSPYFRIPQTIEKDK, from the exons ATGTGGCAAACCGCAAAGCTCTTCCAATCCTCAGCTCAACTCCTCCGTCCGCAAACTCCTCCCACGCCAATTTCTGACTCACCCACCTCCCCATCTACTCTCTCCCTCAAACACCACTGCCGATTCTCCCGCCGGGACCTCGCAATtttcaccaccacctcctctctgCTTCTCTTAAAGCCTCTTGCCAAGACACAGGCCGAAGGAAACCCCCCAAACACCGACGGAAATGGAAAACAGGAAGAGAATTCAAGTACCACCATTTCTAATTCTGGTTGCTTGGACAGAACTCCAACAAAGAAAGCATTTCTTGATATATCCATCGATGGGGAGCCGATCGGTCGCATTGTTATCGGTCTGTTCGGTAACAGCGTCCCAGCTAGCGTTGCCAAGTTTAGCGACTTTGTCAGTGGGGCCGCTGGAATCAGTTACAGAAGAAAGGAGTTCGTCAAAATTATGCCTAATTATGTACAACATGGTGGGCTAAGATCCTATGGGGTGGATGCTGAGCTGGCAAAGACaacaggaggaggaggaggagggaattTGGGTATTGAGAGGCTTAGAGAAGAGTGGGAGAGAGTACTGAATGGAAGTTGTCAACAAGGGACTACTAAGAATGTAGAGGGGAGTGTTAGCATCATTGTGAGGGATCCATTGAAACCCCCTCCCAAGTTGAAGTTGGTTGCAAGGAAAGGGAAGTTGGAGATTGATGAGGAGGAGGTGGGGACGGAGCCTAACGGGACGGAATTCCTTATCGCCACCAAGGACTCGCCTGAGTTGGACGCGGCAGCGTTGGTGGTCGGGAGAGTGTTGGAGGGGATGGAGGTGGTGCACAGGATTGGGCAGGTCAAGACTGTGCAGGAGAATACTAGCTCTCCTTATTTCAG GATCCCTCAGACCATTGAGAAGGATAAGTAA
- the LOC131335679 gene encoding uncharacterized protein LOC131335679 isoform X2 codes for MAEESEKRFHAIMDRLFHAPHKPKSKSSPTTNAQPESTRVQLSRGKKRPNEGSVFGQKSRGDMVERLQNSSVSGGSVQTPVCRPWDRGDLMRRLATFKSMTWFAKPQVVSAVNCARRGWVNVDVDTIACEACGARIFFSTPSSWSHHQVEKAALVFSLKLDNGHKQLCPWIDNTCDEKLSQFPPTPAAVLVDEYKKRFSVLLQLLALPEISFSAIDYMRSPQLENFLRGSSGAGGSSWSPDISQAEHLGNENGRDSSMSYYQAQKIISLCGWESRSLPYIVECKDQQYQSSKDAHPPYLSHGVADGHNSSIVTYSSIVDETMEANDDPSASNRVQSDPNSVVLDCRLCGASVGLWTFTTVPRPLEFLRLVGCTEVDSEHDSACHEEAVNRGDIRTSGTHDLSIVNGVQNKEGTLNTAFTSATSASGKRLNLSLTIAGGPPPAKQNFRATISLPVIGRNLRSRISSDPDFRDRLCANYSFQGGKSHVEMSLMSCLDEDIIEQGNTLADRNCGISSEGSKSGLQGFPGTDTPDSNKEKQVESSPNCVDGDSRKDKMLENTENIQAVLVSSSSHIGDSSVSTTSVSETRRDGEIVENDVLMTVQAGASSLEQGPVTGTVCGSVVKARLQPVEYAVLPWSIGKNKDQLPSDKAMEFDPIRQHRHFCPWIASTGNSPPGWQKTLSALQRQKEFFCPSSPNASSSSLIEVDDPVASVKKLFTPPSAKRTKLNPGPR; via the exons ATGGCGGAAGAATCAGAGAAGAGGTTTCACGCAATCATGGACAGGCTTTTCCACGCTCCTCACAAACCTAAATCCAAATCAAGCCCTACCACTAACGCACAGCCAGAGTCCACTAG AGTTCAGTTGTCAAGAGGTAAAAAACGCCCGAATGAGGGATCAGTATTTGGACAGAAATCAAGGGGGGATATGGTTGAGAGACTACAGAATTCTTCGGTTTCGGGTGGATCAGTTCAAACTCCGGTGTGCAGACCGTGGGACCGAGGGGATCTTATGAGGAGATTAGCTACATTCAAGTCTATGACATGGTTTGCTAAACCCCAG gtAGTAAGCGCGGTAAATTGTGCTAGAAGAGGTTGGGTTAACGTAGATGTGGACACCATTGCGTGTGAGGCATGTGGTGCGcgtattttcttttctacacCATCATCTTGGTCCCACCATCAAG TTGAGAAAGCAGCACTAGTTTTTAGCTTGAAGCTGGATAATGGACACAAGCAACTCTGCCCATGGATTGACAATACCTGCGATGAAAAACTATCGCAATTTCCACCTACCCCGGCAGCAGTTTTGGTTGATGAGTACAAGAAGCGATTTTCTGTACTCCTTCAGCTTTTAGCTCTtcctgagatttcattctcggCCATCGATTATATGCGAAGCCCTCAGCTAGAGAACTTTCTCAGGGGATCTTCAGGTGCTGGGGGCAGCAGTTGGTCTCCAGACATTTCTCAAGCAGAACACCTGGGAAATGAAAACGGCAGAGATTCTTCTATGTCATATTATCAG GCACAAAAAATCATAAGTTTATGCGGATGGGAATCTCGTTCGCTACCGTATATTGTTGAGTGCAAGGACCAGCAATATCAATCTAGTAAAGATGCCCATCCTCCATATTTATCTCATGGGGTCGCTGATGGACATAATTCTAGCATAGTTACATATTCTTCTATTGTGGATGAGACCATGGAGGCAAATGATGATCCATCGGCTTCCAACAGAGTGCAGTCTGATCCCAATTCTGTTGTTTTAGACTGCAGGCTTTGTGGAGCTAGTGTTGGATTATGGACTTTCACAACAGTTCCCCGGCCTTTGGAGTTCTTAAGACTAGTTGGATGCACAGAAGTCGATAGTGAACACGATTCTGCATGCCATGAAGAAGCTGTCAATCGTGGTGATATCAGGACTTCTGGAACCCATGATTTGAGTATTGTAAATGGTGTGCAAAATAAGGAAGGAACATTGAATACCGCCTTTACTAGTGCCACATCTGCAAGTGGAAAGCGGTTGAATTTAAGTTTAACAATTGCTGGGGGCCCTCCGCCAGCAAAACAGAATTTCAGAGCAACAATCTCTTTGCCTGTTATTGGGCGGAATTTGAGATCCCGGATTTCCTCTGATCCAGATTTTAGAGATCGTCTGTGTGCTAATTATTCATTTCAGGGAGGTAAAAGTCACGTGGAGATGTCGCTAATGTCATGTTTGGATGAGGATATCATTGAGCAGGGCAATACACTAGCAGACAGAAATTGTGGCATATCATCTGAGGGAAGTAAAAGTGGTTTACAGGGATTCCCTGGAACCGATACACCAGATTCCAACAAGGAAAAGCAGGTAGAGAGTTCTCCAAATTGTGTGGATGGCGACAGCAGAAAGGACAAAATGCTGGAAAACACTGAAAATATTCAAGCAGTGCTGGTTTCTAGTAGTTCTCATATCGGGGACTCTTCTGTTTCTACCACAAGTGTCTCTGAGACTAGAAGAGATGGGGAAATTGTTGAAAATGATGTTTTGATGACGGTTCAGGCTGGTGCTAGTTCTCTGGAACAGGGTCCTGTAACTGGTACAGTATGCGGTAGTGTGGTCAAGGCGAGATTGCAGCCAGTAGAGTATGCTGTCTTGCCCTGGAGTATAG GGAAGAATAAGGATCAACTACCATCAGATAAAGCAATGGAATTTGATCCAATTAGGCAGCATAGGCATTTTTGTCCCTGGATTGCTTCAACCGGCAATTCACCTCCAGGATGGCAAAAAACACTATCTGCTTTACAGCGCCAGAAGGAGTTTTTTTGCCCTTCATCCCCTAATGCTTCATCGTCTTCCTTGATTGAG GTGGATGATCCTGTTGCCTCAGTCAAAAAGCTATTCACGCCTCCATCTGCAAAAAGAACGAAGCTGAATCCTGGTCCAAGGTGA
- the LOC131335679 gene encoding uncharacterized protein LOC131335679 isoform X1 yields MAEESEKRFHAIMDRLFHAPHKPKSKSSPTTNAQPESTSSFRVQLSRGKKRPNEGSVFGQKSRGDMVERLQNSSVSGGSVQTPVCRPWDRGDLMRRLATFKSMTWFAKPQVVSAVNCARRGWVNVDVDTIACEACGARIFFSTPSSWSHHQVEKAALVFSLKLDNGHKQLCPWIDNTCDEKLSQFPPTPAAVLVDEYKKRFSVLLQLLALPEISFSAIDYMRSPQLENFLRGSSGAGGSSWSPDISQAEHLGNENGRDSSMSYYQAQKIISLCGWESRSLPYIVECKDQQYQSSKDAHPPYLSHGVADGHNSSIVTYSSIVDETMEANDDPSASNRVQSDPNSVVLDCRLCGASVGLWTFTTVPRPLEFLRLVGCTEVDSEHDSACHEEAVNRGDIRTSGTHDLSIVNGVQNKEGTLNTAFTSATSASGKRLNLSLTIAGGPPPAKQNFRATISLPVIGRNLRSRISSDPDFRDRLCANYSFQGGKSHVEMSLMSCLDEDIIEQGNTLADRNCGISSEGSKSGLQGFPGTDTPDSNKEKQVESSPNCVDGDSRKDKMLENTENIQAVLVSSSSHIGDSSVSTTSVSETRRDGEIVENDVLMTVQAGASSLEQGPVTGTVCGSVVKARLQPVEYAVLPWSIGKNKDQLPSDKAMEFDPIRQHRHFCPWIASTGNSPPGWQKTLSALQRQKEFFCPSSPNASSSSLIEVDDPVASVKKLFTPPSAKRTKLNPGPR; encoded by the exons ATGGCGGAAGAATCAGAGAAGAGGTTTCACGCAATCATGGACAGGCTTTTCCACGCTCCTCACAAACCTAAATCCAAATCAAGCCCTACCACTAACGCACAGCCAGAGTCCACTAG CTCGTTCAGAGTTCAGTTGTCAAGAGGTAAAAAACGCCCGAATGAGGGATCAGTATTTGGACAGAAATCAAGGGGGGATATGGTTGAGAGACTACAGAATTCTTCGGTTTCGGGTGGATCAGTTCAAACTCCGGTGTGCAGACCGTGGGACCGAGGGGATCTTATGAGGAGATTAGCTACATTCAAGTCTATGACATGGTTTGCTAAACCCCAG gtAGTAAGCGCGGTAAATTGTGCTAGAAGAGGTTGGGTTAACGTAGATGTGGACACCATTGCGTGTGAGGCATGTGGTGCGcgtattttcttttctacacCATCATCTTGGTCCCACCATCAAG TTGAGAAAGCAGCACTAGTTTTTAGCTTGAAGCTGGATAATGGACACAAGCAACTCTGCCCATGGATTGACAATACCTGCGATGAAAAACTATCGCAATTTCCACCTACCCCGGCAGCAGTTTTGGTTGATGAGTACAAGAAGCGATTTTCTGTACTCCTTCAGCTTTTAGCTCTtcctgagatttcattctcggCCATCGATTATATGCGAAGCCCTCAGCTAGAGAACTTTCTCAGGGGATCTTCAGGTGCTGGGGGCAGCAGTTGGTCTCCAGACATTTCTCAAGCAGAACACCTGGGAAATGAAAACGGCAGAGATTCTTCTATGTCATATTATCAG GCACAAAAAATCATAAGTTTATGCGGATGGGAATCTCGTTCGCTACCGTATATTGTTGAGTGCAAGGACCAGCAATATCAATCTAGTAAAGATGCCCATCCTCCATATTTATCTCATGGGGTCGCTGATGGACATAATTCTAGCATAGTTACATATTCTTCTATTGTGGATGAGACCATGGAGGCAAATGATGATCCATCGGCTTCCAACAGAGTGCAGTCTGATCCCAATTCTGTTGTTTTAGACTGCAGGCTTTGTGGAGCTAGTGTTGGATTATGGACTTTCACAACAGTTCCCCGGCCTTTGGAGTTCTTAAGACTAGTTGGATGCACAGAAGTCGATAGTGAACACGATTCTGCATGCCATGAAGAAGCTGTCAATCGTGGTGATATCAGGACTTCTGGAACCCATGATTTGAGTATTGTAAATGGTGTGCAAAATAAGGAAGGAACATTGAATACCGCCTTTACTAGTGCCACATCTGCAAGTGGAAAGCGGTTGAATTTAAGTTTAACAATTGCTGGGGGCCCTCCGCCAGCAAAACAGAATTTCAGAGCAACAATCTCTTTGCCTGTTATTGGGCGGAATTTGAGATCCCGGATTTCCTCTGATCCAGATTTTAGAGATCGTCTGTGTGCTAATTATTCATTTCAGGGAGGTAAAAGTCACGTGGAGATGTCGCTAATGTCATGTTTGGATGAGGATATCATTGAGCAGGGCAATACACTAGCAGACAGAAATTGTGGCATATCATCTGAGGGAAGTAAAAGTGGTTTACAGGGATTCCCTGGAACCGATACACCAGATTCCAACAAGGAAAAGCAGGTAGAGAGTTCTCCAAATTGTGTGGATGGCGACAGCAGAAAGGACAAAATGCTGGAAAACACTGAAAATATTCAAGCAGTGCTGGTTTCTAGTAGTTCTCATATCGGGGACTCTTCTGTTTCTACCACAAGTGTCTCTGAGACTAGAAGAGATGGGGAAATTGTTGAAAATGATGTTTTGATGACGGTTCAGGCTGGTGCTAGTTCTCTGGAACAGGGTCCTGTAACTGGTACAGTATGCGGTAGTGTGGTCAAGGCGAGATTGCAGCCAGTAGAGTATGCTGTCTTGCCCTGGAGTATAG GGAAGAATAAGGATCAACTACCATCAGATAAAGCAATGGAATTTGATCCAATTAGGCAGCATAGGCATTTTTGTCCCTGGATTGCTTCAACCGGCAATTCACCTCCAGGATGGCAAAAAACACTATCTGCTTTACAGCGCCAGAAGGAGTTTTTTTGCCCTTCATCCCCTAATGCTTCATCGTCTTCCTTGATTGAG GTGGATGATCCTGTTGCCTCAGTCAAAAAGCTATTCACGCCTCCATCTGCAAAAAGAACGAAGCTGAATCCTGGTCCAAGGTGA